CCGATCCTTGTCCTGCTGTGACAGCTTCGTCCGGCGCTCGGCCAGCTCGCCCTTCAGCTTCTCGTGCGCCGCCGGATCGACGATCTGCTTGGCCAGCTCCAGGCCGCTCATCGCGTCCTGCGCGTAGGCCACCGTGCCGCCCCCGTAGGCCGGCGCGATGTTCCGGTCCACGAAGTTGCGGCTCAGCGCGGCGCCGCCCACCAGGATCGGCACGTCCACGCCCTGGCGCTTCAGATCCTCCGCCGTGGCCACCATCTGGTGCGCGCTCTTCACCAGCAGGCCGCTCAGGCCCACGATGTCCGGGTTGTGCTCACGCACCGCCCTCACCAGCTGCTCGGGCGGCACCTTGATGCCCAGGTTCACCACGTGGAAGCCGTTGTTGGCGAGGATGATCTCCACCAGGTTCTTCCCGATGTCGTGCACGTCTCCCTTCACCGTGGCGAGCACGATCTTCCCGCGCGAGGCCGCCTGGGCCTTGCTCATCCTCGGCTCCAGGTAGCTCACCGCCGCCTTCATCGCCTCGGCGCTCTGGAGCACCTCGGCCACGATGAGCTCGTTGGCACCGAAGAGCCGGCCCACCTCGTCCATGCCCTTCATCAGCGGGCCGTTGATGATCTCCAGCGGCGCGTACTTCTCCATCGCCAGGTCCAGGTCCGCGTGGAGGCCGTCGCGGCTGCCCTCGATGATGTAGCGCTGCAGCCGCTCCTCCAGCGGCAGCGTGCTCACGTCCGCCTTCTTCGGCTTGCGCTCGCGGAAGTGCGCGGCGAAGGGCGTCACCGGATCTCCTCCCCGGTTGTAGAGCAGGTCCTCGGACAGCTGGCGCTCCTCGGCGGGCAGCGACGGGTAGCGCTCCAGCTTCTCCGAGTTGACCAGCGCCATGTCCAGGCCCGCCTGGACGCAGTGGTAGAGGAACACCGAGTTGAGCACCTCGCGGCCCGCGGTGGGCAGGCCGAAGGACACGTTGGAGATGCCCAGCACCGTCTTGCACTGGGGGAAGCGCTGCTTGATGAGCCGCACGCCCTCGATGGTCTCCACCGCGCTGCCCGTGTACTGCACGTCACCCGAGGCGCACGGGAACACGAGCGGATCGAAATACAGGTCCTCCGCCTTCATCCCGTACTTGCGGGTGAGCAGCTCGAAGGAGCGCTCGGCCACCTCCAGCTTGCGCTGGCGCGTGACGGCCATTCCCTTCTCGTCGATGCAGCCCACCACCAGCGCCGCGCCGTACTGGCGCGCCAGCGGCACCACCTTCTCGAAGCGCTCCTCGCCGTCCTCCAGGTTCACCGAGTTGATGATGGCCTTGCCCTGCGAGTACGTGAGCGCCATCGCGATGACGCGCTCGTCCGTGGAGTCGATCATCAAGGGCACGCGCACCTTCTTGACGACCACCTCCAGGAACTGGCGCATGTCCTCGAGCTCGTCCCGGTCCGGGTTGGCCAGACACACGTCGATGACCTGCGCGCCGCGCTTCACCTGGGCGCGGGCGACCTCCGAGGCGTCCTCGAGCTGCCCCGCGACGATGAGCTCCTTGAACTTCTTGCTGCCGATGACGTTGGTGCGCTCGCCGACGATGACGGGACGCTCCTCGTCGCGCACCTCCAGGAAGTCCACGCCGGACAGGGTGGAGCGCGACGGCGGCACGTCGCGGCGCGGCACCAGGCCCTTCACCGCCTGGGCGATGGCGCTCACGTGGCCGGTGTGCGTGCCACAACAGCCACCCACCACGTTGAGCCAGCCCTGCTCACAGAAGCGGCGCAGCGAGCGCGCCAACATCTCCGGCGACTCCAGGTAGTGCCCGTTCTCGTCCGGCAGGCCCGCGTTGGGCACGCACGACACCGCGAAGGGGCTCATCGCCGCCAGCGAGCGGATGTGGTCCGTCATGAACTCGGGGCCCGTGGCGCAGTTGAGCCCCAGGTAGAGCAGCTCCACGTGCTCCAGCGACGCCGCCAGCGCCTCCACGGACTGGCCCGCCAGCATGGTGCCCATGGGCTCGATGGTGCCGGACACCGCCACCGGCAGCTTCCACCCCAGCTTGCGGAAGGCCCGCTCGCACCCGAGCAGCGCCGCCTTCACGTTGCGCGTGTCCTGGCACGTTTCGATCAGCAGGTAGTCCGAGCCGCCCAGCGCGAGCCCCTCCGCCTGCGCGGCGAAGTTGTCCACCAGCTCCTCGAAGGTGATGCCGCCCGTCACGCTGATGGCCTTGGTGGTGGGACCGATGGAGCCGGCCACCCAGCGCATCCGCCCGTCCTTCGCCTCGGCGGCCTCGGCGGCGTTGCGCGCCAGCTTCGACGAGGCGATGTTGATCTCCATCGCCTTGTGCGACAGGCCGAACTCGCCCAGCACCAGCGGCGTGCCGCCGAAGCTGTCCGTCTCCGTCACGTCCGCGCCCGCGGCGAAGTAGGCCGCGTGGATGCTCTCGATGATGTCCGGGCGCGTGAGCACGAGGTACTCGTTGCAGCCCTCGTACTCGGGCCCGCCGAAGTCCGCGGCCTTGAGGTTCCTCGCCTGCAGCTGCGTGCCCATGGCGCCATCCAGCACCAGCACGCGCTCGCGCATGGCGGCACGCAGGGCCTCGACACGACGACCGTTCTCACCCGGGGGCGGAGGAAGAGGGGCGGGAAGATGGCTGCTCATCGCTGTTTGACTCCGGTGAGGAGAAAGACGCGGAAGGGGTTCGCCCCCTCGCGTGCATGCGTTTCGCGCGTGAGGACGTCGAAGCCCACCTCGCGCAGTGAAGTCTCGAGCGTCTCCGGCGCGAAGCCGAGGTGCCGGTGGCCCAACCGCTCCAACACCCAGCGCTCGTCGTGGGGCATCAGCTCCAACACCACCAGCTTGCCCCCGGGCTTGAGGATGCGGGAGGCCTCGGCCAGCACCGCCGGTGGGGACTCCACGTGGTGGAGACTCTGGGAGATGACGACCAGGTCGCGCTCGCCCGCCGGCAGGGACAGCCGCCCCAGGTCCTCGCGCAGGAAGGTGATGTTGGAGAGGCCCTCGCGGGAGGCGCGCTCGCGGGCCTGCGTCAGCGCCGCCTCGTTCTG
This is a stretch of genomic DNA from Archangium violaceum. It encodes these proteins:
- the metH gene encoding methionine synthase, with protein sequence MSSHLPAPLPPPPGENGRRVEALRAAMRERVLVLDGAMGTQLQARNLKAADFGGPEYEGCNEYLVLTRPDIIESIHAAYFAAGADVTETDSFGGTPLVLGEFGLSHKAMEINIASSKLARNAAEAAEAKDGRMRWVAGSIGPTTKAISVTGGITFEELVDNFAAQAEGLALGGSDYLLIETCQDTRNVKAALLGCERAFRKLGWKLPVAVSGTIEPMGTMLAGQSVEALAASLEHVELLYLGLNCATGPEFMTDHIRSLAAMSPFAVSCVPNAGLPDENGHYLESPEMLARSLRRFCEQGWLNVVGGCCGTHTGHVSAIAQAVKGLVPRRDVPPSRSTLSGVDFLEVRDEERPVIVGERTNVIGSKKFKELIVAGQLEDASEVARAQVKRGAQVIDVCLANPDRDELEDMRQFLEVVVKKVRVPLMIDSTDERVIAMALTYSQGKAIINSVNLEDGEERFEKVVPLARQYGAALVVGCIDEKGMAVTRQRKLEVAERSFELLTRKYGMKAEDLYFDPLVFPCASGDVQYTGSAVETIEGVRLIKQRFPQCKTVLGISNVSFGLPTAGREVLNSVFLYHCVQAGLDMALVNSEKLERYPSLPAEERQLSEDLLYNRGGDPVTPFAAHFRERKPKKADVSTLPLEERLQRYIIEGSRDGLHADLDLAMEKYAPLEIINGPLMKGMDEVGRLFGANELIVAEVLQSAEAMKAAVSYLEPRMSKAQAASRGKIVLATVKGDVHDIGKNLVEIILANNGFHVVNLGIKVPPEQLVRAVREHNPDIVGLSGLLVKSAHQMVATAEDLKRQGVDVPILVGGAALSRNFVDRNIAPAYGGGTVAYAQDAMSGLELAKQIVDPAAHEKLKGELAERRTKLSQQDKDRPKPSVVVSAARSPEIPILEQVPPAPDYVRHVLTNTPLDTIWRFINPVMLYGRHLGLRTASRALGTAAEAELAKTEEGRKALALKEQVELIKGSLRDGRMQAKAVFQFFKAASDGNRITLFDGQTGEQRVVFEFPRQEKQGGLCLADFVRPLEGGEPRDNLAMFVVTAGQGIRELSEEYKAKGEFLKMHAVQALALETAEAYAEMLHTQLRSMWGFPDKPDMTMLERFRAEYQGKRYSFGYPACPRLEDQTLLFQALRPEEIGVQLTDGCMMEPEASVSALVFHHPQASYFSVT